The Marinobacter sp. ANT_B65 genome has a segment encoding these proteins:
- a CDS encoding alpha/beta fold hydrolase, with amino-acid sequence MPDTQITAVLIHGAWAGGWVWETFTPHLEKHGFRVLAPDLPGCGPRLGNPAEASIDLCVEDLKKQLEEIEGPLLLVGHSGGGAVATQLAESIAERVIGVAYLAGMMLPSGTGFGDLVSEMIKDFPEASGIGPFLEWESDGQVSRVQPSAIRNIFLQDVSEQVAEQAIGRFNPQAEGSRALVPRWTQARFGQLPRLYVEALQDRSVVLPVQRRMQQLVPGARVVSLNTGHVPQVAAPEAVADALAEFVSG; translated from the coding sequence ATGCCTGATACACAAATTACCGCGGTTCTGATTCATGGCGCCTGGGCCGGAGGCTGGGTATGGGAAACCTTCACACCTCATCTTGAAAAACACGGGTTCAGGGTTCTGGCGCCGGACTTGCCCGGATGCGGCCCACGACTGGGAAACCCGGCTGAGGCATCTATTGACCTGTGTGTCGAGGATCTGAAAAAACAGCTCGAAGAAATCGAAGGTCCATTGTTGCTGGTCGGCCACTCCGGCGGTGGCGCCGTGGCCACCCAACTCGCCGAATCCATAGCCGAGCGGGTAATCGGCGTTGCGTATCTGGCAGGTATGATGTTGCCGTCAGGCACTGGCTTCGGTGACCTGGTCAGCGAAATGATAAAGGACTTCCCTGAAGCCTCAGGGATTGGTCCTTTTCTGGAATGGGAGTCCGATGGTCAGGTATCCCGGGTGCAGCCATCAGCTATCCGGAACATTTTCCTGCAAGACGTCAGTGAACAGGTAGCAGAGCAAGCCATTGGCCGGTTCAACCCTCAGGCCGAGGGCAGCCGGGCACTGGTGCCCCGCTGGACACAGGCCCGTTTCGGACAGCTACCGCGGCTCTATGTCGAAGCCCTGCAGGACCGTTCCGTAGTATTGCCAGTGCAACGACGCATGCAGCAACTTGTACCCGGTGCCAGGGTTGTCTCCCTGAATACAGGCCACGTTCCCCAGGTAGCGGCACCCGAGGCCGTAGCCGACGCCCTTGCAGAATTTGTATCGGGCTAG
- a CDS encoding isopenicillin N synthase family dioxygenase: MNESGASLPVIDMSLLTGTDQQRQQLARSLADVCLHTGFFYASGHGIPEALISRVFEESRALFNLPESEKESINKSLSKANRGYEPLKGQTLEPGSPPDLKEGFYIGQELDESDPRVIAGRFNQGANQWPQSLPAFRDTMTEYFEALNELSSRIMEALALSLGLGHDFFENFCRQPLSILRLLHYPPQPPNPAPGEKGCGAHTDFGGITVLLLDDKPGLQVWDIKGDRWINADPVPGTFVVNLGDMIARWTNDRYRSTLHRVINTSGAERYSVPFFYSGNPDHQVSCLPTCLAEGDQPHYPPTTVEAHLMDMYRRTYA; this comes from the coding sequence ATTAACGAATCAGGGGCTTCGCTACCTGTTATCGACATGTCGTTACTAACCGGAACCGATCAGCAACGACAGCAGCTGGCCCGATCCCTGGCTGACGTCTGCCTGCACACTGGCTTTTTCTATGCCAGCGGCCACGGCATTCCCGAGGCACTGATCAGCCGGGTATTCGAGGAATCCCGGGCCCTGTTCAATCTGCCCGAGTCAGAGAAAGAATCCATCAACAAGAGCCTCTCCAAGGCCAACCGGGGATACGAACCTCTGAAGGGACAGACTCTGGAACCCGGCTCTCCACCAGATCTTAAAGAAGGTTTCTATATTGGCCAGGAGCTGGATGAATCAGATCCCCGGGTAATAGCCGGTCGCTTCAATCAGGGAGCGAATCAGTGGCCCCAGTCCCTGCCTGCATTCCGCGACACCATGACGGAATACTTCGAGGCCCTGAATGAGCTCAGTAGCCGGATCATGGAGGCTCTGGCCCTGTCGCTTGGGCTCGGCCATGATTTCTTCGAGAATTTTTGCCGTCAGCCCCTGTCTATCCTGCGCCTGCTGCACTACCCACCCCAGCCACCAAACCCGGCCCCAGGGGAGAAAGGTTGCGGGGCCCACACAGACTTTGGCGGCATCACTGTGCTGCTGCTGGACGACAAACCCGGGCTGCAGGTCTGGGACATTAAAGGCGACCGCTGGATCAATGCGGACCCGGTTCCGGGTACTTTTGTCGTTAACCTTGGTGACATGATTGCGCGCTGGACCAACGACCGCTATAGATCCACCCTGCACCGCGTGATCAATACCTCCGGGGCCGAGCGCTACTCGGTACCCTTCTTCTACAGCGGCAATCCCGACCACCAGGTCAGCTGTCTGCCTACTTGTCTGGCAGAGGGCGACCAACCCCACTACCCGCCCACAACCGTGGAAGCCCACCTGATGGATATGTACCGGAGAACTTATGCCTGA
- a CDS encoding ABC transporter substrate-binding protein, whose translation MHKRITRSFLIAASLAGGLLSQSALAADKVVYQLDWLPGGDKSPVYLGVQEGFFADEGLEVRIASGRGSTDAITKIATGQADIGSADIGALMAAKAQDDSLPVKAVYSIFNRAPHAFFTLESSGISKVTDIEGKKVATSPFTSSNAFLPLVLKDNGLADDAVQLTKADPGALGPMLMNGGTDAIIAWVTNIALFDSQAKITGNKLVVLPWSDAGLELYSSSVVAADKFLSERPDVAKRFMRAYDKSLKLTHDDPTKAAEALHTMVPEVDVDVAVAQIGDSMKLIVNDVSERDGLGALTEERVALTWSRVAQAEKLAGDALDPETVIDRTLLEAL comes from the coding sequence ATGCATAAACGTATCACTCGTTCGTTTCTGATTGCAGCATCATTGGCTGGCGGTCTTTTGAGCCAGTCGGCCCTGGCCGCTGATAAAGTTGTCTACCAGTTGGACTGGTTGCCCGGCGGTGACAAGTCTCCGGTTTATCTTGGGGTGCAGGAAGGATTCTTTGCAGACGAAGGGCTGGAGGTCCGCATTGCCAGTGGCCGTGGCTCAACCGATGCGATAACCAAGATTGCGACCGGGCAAGCCGACATAGGTAGCGCTGATATTGGTGCCTTGATGGCCGCCAAAGCCCAGGACGACAGCCTGCCAGTGAAAGCTGTTTACAGTATCTTCAATCGTGCTCCTCACGCCTTTTTCACACTTGAAAGCAGTGGTATCAGCAAGGTGACGGACATCGAGGGTAAGAAAGTTGCAACCTCGCCGTTCACTTCTTCGAATGCGTTTCTTCCTCTGGTACTGAAGGATAACGGGCTGGCAGATGACGCTGTTCAGCTCACCAAGGCGGACCCGGGTGCCCTCGGCCCAATGTTGATGAACGGTGGTACTGACGCCATTATCGCCTGGGTCACCAATATCGCCCTCTTCGACAGCCAGGCCAAAATAACGGGTAACAAGCTGGTGGTTTTGCCATGGTCTGATGCCGGGCTCGAACTTTACTCATCCTCAGTTGTTGCTGCTGATAAATTCCTTAGCGAACGTCCGGACGTGGCCAAGCGTTTCATGCGCGCCTACGACAAATCCCTGAAACTCACCCATGACGATCCGACTAAAGCCGCCGAAGCCCTGCATACCATGGTGCCTGAGGTGGATGTTGATGTGGCCGTTGCCCAGATTGGCGATTCCATGAAGCTGATTGTTAACGATGTCAGCGAACGTGATGGCCTGGGAGCGCTCACAGAAGAACGTGTGGCTCTGACATGGAGCCGTGTGGCTCAGGCAGAAAAGCTGGCCGGGGATGCCCTGGACCCGGAAACCGTTATCGATCGTACTTTGCTCGAGGCGCTGTAA
- a CDS encoding ABC transporter ATP-binding protein translates to MTGTATNRSFVRLSGVGHRYDPDPSTPMAVTGVDLDIQRHEFVAVVGPSGCGKSTLLRMIAGLLKPTEGEVSVFGRPVDGPRDDVGIVFQKPTLLPWLNVRKNVLFPLKHKYGRYSHEDEKRADELLEMAGLESFAGKMPDELSGGMQQRVGIVRALLLNPDILLMDEPFSALDAMTREQIGFDLLKIWEENPKTVLFITHSIAEAVLLADRVLVMSKRPGTLLEMLDVDLPRPRTRHTISEPRFAELTERLRKHIYEPEAA, encoded by the coding sequence ATGACCGGAACCGCCACCAACCGCTCTTTTGTCCGGCTCTCCGGAGTCGGGCACAGGTACGACCCGGACCCGTCGACGCCAATGGCGGTGACCGGCGTCGATCTGGATATTCAGAGGCATGAGTTCGTAGCGGTCGTCGGCCCTTCCGGGTGCGGAAAGTCGACCCTGTTGAGGATGATTGCCGGCTTGCTGAAACCGACAGAGGGAGAAGTCTCTGTTTTTGGCCGGCCAGTGGATGGCCCAAGGGATGATGTAGGTATCGTTTTCCAGAAACCCACGCTGCTGCCTTGGCTGAATGTCCGCAAGAATGTGCTCTTCCCGCTTAAACACAAGTATGGCCGCTACAGCCATGAAGATGAGAAGCGGGCGGATGAGTTGCTTGAGATGGCGGGGCTGGAAAGCTTTGCCGGGAAAATGCCTGACGAATTGTCGGGCGGTATGCAGCAGCGGGTCGGGATTGTCCGGGCGCTGTTGCTCAACCCGGATATCCTTTTGATGGATGAGCCTTTCTCCGCACTTGATGCCATGACCCGGGAACAGATTGGTTTTGATTTGCTGAAAATCTGGGAGGAAAACCCCAAGACGGTGCTGTTCATTACTCATTCGATTGCGGAGGCGGTACTGCTGGCAGACCGTGTCCTGGTGATGAGCAAACGCCCCGGAACCCTGCTGGAGATGCTGGATGTTGATCTGCCCCGTCCACGGACCCGGCATACCATTTCCGAACCTCGGTTCGCGGAACTTACAGAACGTCTGAGGAAGCACATTTATGAGCCTGAAGCAGCCTGA
- a CDS encoding ABC transporter permease has translation MSLKQPDPKTRRLVLAAAPWLFFIALILLWELVCRVFSLPEYVLPAPSAIVDAFFKVEFSRWMTHLWATLRVALMGFVVSIVVAIPIAIAMMRSELLTRTLYPLLVVIQSTPVVAVAPLIIVLMGSDDPSRVLITCLLTFFPLVVSTATGINETPPELIELSRSLDAPTRRETWQIRIPYAIPHIFTGLRVAITLAIIGAVVAEFVAAEEGLGYFIQFSTSFFRIPQAFAGLFFLAVVSLLLFKSVQWTQQIFFPWSLPKK, from the coding sequence ATGAGCCTGAAGCAGCCTGATCCCAAAACCAGGCGCCTTGTGCTTGCAGCTGCGCCCTGGTTGTTTTTTATTGCCCTGATCCTGCTGTGGGAGTTGGTGTGCCGGGTTTTCTCACTGCCTGAGTATGTGTTGCCGGCACCGTCAGCTATTGTTGACGCCTTCTTCAAGGTTGAGTTCAGCCGCTGGATGACGCACTTGTGGGCGACCCTGAGAGTGGCTTTGATGGGATTCGTGGTTTCCATTGTGGTCGCTATTCCCATCGCGATTGCCATGATGCGGTCAGAATTGCTGACCCGTACCCTCTATCCCTTGCTGGTGGTTATCCAGTCCACACCTGTTGTGGCCGTAGCGCCGTTGATCATCGTTCTGATGGGGTCTGACGATCCATCGAGAGTGTTGATTACCTGCCTGCTGACCTTCTTCCCACTGGTGGTATCTACGGCTACGGGAATTAACGAGACACCTCCGGAGTTGATAGAACTGAGCCGGTCACTGGATGCACCTACTCGCCGCGAGACATGGCAAATCCGTATTCCTTATGCCATTCCGCACATTTTCACCGGGCTGAGGGTGGCGATCACTCTGGCTATTATCGGTGCCGTGGTTGCGGAGTTCGTTGCGGCAGAAGAGGGGCTGGGTTACTTCATTCAGTTCTCTACCTCGTTTTTCCGGATTCCTCAGGCGTTCGCCGGCCTGTTCTTCCTTGCAGTAGTCAGCCTGTTGCTCTTCAAGTCTGTGCAGTGGACGCAGCAAATTTTCTTCCCCTGGAGCCTGCCTAAAAAATAA
- a CDS encoding nucleoside deaminase, with the protein MMHKVIGLADKLATEGIHPFAAILADGEGNVLMEQGNAYLPDQDMTGHAERVLMTRASKTWRPDFLAGCTMYVSAEPCCMCAGAAYWAGLGRLVYGVSEHQLKMITGNHPENPTLDLPCRQVFASGQRDVEVIGPVLEDEAAQVHQTFWQNHGA; encoded by the coding sequence ATGATGCACAAGGTGATTGGGCTGGCCGATAAACTGGCGACAGAGGGAATTCACCCCTTCGCAGCCATACTGGCGGACGGCGAAGGGAATGTTCTTATGGAGCAGGGCAATGCCTACCTGCCAGATCAGGATATGACCGGGCATGCTGAGCGGGTACTGATGACCCGGGCGAGCAAAACCTGGCGTCCGGATTTTCTTGCCGGCTGCACCATGTATGTTTCCGCCGAGCCCTGCTGCATGTGTGCCGGTGCGGCTTACTGGGCCGGATTGGGCCGCCTGGTCTACGGGGTCAGCGAGCATCAGCTGAAGATGATTACCGGTAATCATCCCGAAAACCCGACTCTGGATCTGCCCTGCCGACAGGTGTTTGCGTCTGGCCAGCGGGACGTTGAAGTTATTGGGCCGGTACTGGAAGACGAAGCTGCGCAAGTACACCAAACCTTTTGGCAGAACCACGGAGCATAA
- the wrbA gene encoding NAD(P)H:quinone oxidoreductase: MTQSRVTVIVDSRYGSTLALARAIADGVVSQGAEVRLCRVSIVEPEFSVDVERPDFVAAQKEYRELPRATAADLEWAQGIIWGSPTRYGLMSTPLRAFIDEVAPLWRQGALIGKVGAAFTSSGGMHSGNEVTLLTLLLPFLQHGMVLAGVPHSVPELVHTDKGGSPYGATTVTGFDGTRGVDENERAIARALGARVARLAGWVKPEPASVELAAYSV, translated from the coding sequence ATGACTCAAAGCCGTGTAACCGTGATTGTTGATTCCCGCTATGGGAGCACTCTGGCTCTGGCGCGGGCTATTGCCGATGGTGTTGTTTCGCAAGGTGCGGAGGTTCGTCTGTGCCGGGTCTCGATTGTCGAGCCGGAGTTCAGTGTAGATGTGGAACGGCCTGACTTTGTTGCCGCCCAGAAGGAATACAGAGAGCTGCCCCGGGCTACAGCTGCAGATCTCGAGTGGGCTCAGGGAATTATCTGGGGATCACCTACCCGCTACGGGCTTATGAGCACGCCGCTTCGTGCGTTTATCGATGAGGTGGCACCGCTGTGGCGACAGGGAGCACTGATAGGAAAAGTCGGAGCGGCATTTACCTCCAGTGGCGGCATGCATTCCGGTAACGAAGTCACCTTGCTGACTCTTCTGTTGCCTTTTTTGCAACACGGCATGGTCTTGGCGGGTGTGCCCCATAGTGTTCCGGAATTGGTGCATACCGATAAGGGAGGGTCCCCTTATGGTGCCACCACAGTGACGGGCTTCGATGGCACCCGTGGCGTAGATGAAAATGAGCGGGCAATAGCCCGGGCCCTTGGTGCCCGGGTGGCCCGGCTGGCCGGCTGGGTCAAACCTGAGCCGGCATCCGTAGAGCTTGCTGCCTATTCAGTCTGA